The Salvia miltiorrhiza cultivar Shanhuang (shh) chromosome 1, IMPLAD_Smil_shh, whole genome shotgun sequence genome has a window encoding:
- the LOC131008961 gene encoding uncharacterized protein LOC131008961 produces MEWFDDTSSDEVAQTIIDEIQEQKQLIAQMYSQSEMERVVHHRQYVYRDREAAHLRLMQDYFNDNPTYGPIFFRRRFRMQKKLFLCIVDVVQGEDTYFQMSHDAQATGVSADTFDEYLKVVDTTGHLCLKRFCKAVIRAYGVEYL; encoded by the exons ATGGAATGGTTCGATGATACTTCATCCGACGAGGTAGCACAGACGATTATCGATGAGATCCAAGAGCAGAAACAATTGATTGCTCAAATGTACTCCCAATCGGAGATGGAACGTGTTGTTCATCACCGACAATACGTCTACCGTGATCGTGAGGCTGCCCatttacgtcttatgcaagactacttcaacgacaatccgacgtacgggCCTATATTTTTCCGACGTCGTTTTCGGATGCAGAAGAAGTTGTTCTTGTGCATCGTCGATGTTGTgcaaggtgaagatacttacttccaGATGAGCCATGATGCACAAG CCACCGGTgtcagtgcggatactttcgacgagtatctcaaggtCGTCGACACGACGGGGCATCTATGCCTCAAGAGATTCTGCAAGGCTGTCATCCGAGCTTACGGAGTCGAGTATCTTTGA